aatCTAATGTGAATGGTGAAGTGAAGAAGTTGGCTGTGGGTTTGATATATGCAAAAATtgaatgtgcaaaacaaaatgctagGTATTTTTGATGtctttcaaaatgtgtttgtgtatatgtgtgtcTTTCAGCTGAGCGGGATATCAGTGTGTACTGTGGGGTTCAAACTGTCACTCTTAAGGTCAACTTTTGTCCAGTACTTTTCTCTGGCTACACTGATTCAGACTTGGCTCTAAATGGTCATCATGGAGATGCACATTGTCGAGGATTTATTAATAACAACACATTTCCTACTGTTGTGATCTTTAGTATTAGCTTGGCGACATTGGAGTCATGTGGAAATGCCCTGGTGGTAAGTAGAATACTGTTTAACAGTCTGCATTTTGTACATAAGGTTATTTAGAATGTAAGCAACCaaggctgaaataaaaataaaacccaagaaTAGAGTTCTTTTACACATTTcatgtaaagagaaaaatttTCTATtatcaatttaattaaaactaatttgcatttttgtgaaaCTGCATTATCGTTAAGCTCACAgacttattttgaaaagatgTGCTTTTCCTGATGATGTTTCCTTCAACACAGGTGTCCACAGCTCAGGGACCCAATGCCTATGGAAATCTCTCACTGGTGCAAATTGGAAACATATCAGGTTATATTGATACCCCAGATCCACCTACTATCATCAGCTATCTCCCAGGTTTACTCTACAAATACAGTTGCAGTTATCCTCTGGAGTACTTGGTCAACAACACACAGCTGGCCTCGTAAGTCTCATGATCTGTGATTCACGTTGTATTAGCCTTCTTCTAGAGCTACTAGAAGAAGGCTAGAGGTCTTAGGAATATTAAATGTTATATTCCATCTGacatttcatatcagtttttattaaattggcAAAAGTAAACTCAACTTACTTTTAACGTAATGTACTGGACTCTGTGTATTGGAATACAATTAGAGATGTGgcaaaacatctacaacaaaatgttaatactACTTGcagttttaagaaattaaataattgaattactgtactttaaatataaacttgCCAGAAACCTGCCATTAAACAATTTTGAGTGTAGTTATGTCAAAGGTAGTTATCTAAAACTCAATAAGATGGAAAAACTATAATGTTTGCATCAAAATAGTTAATTCTAGTTTtatgatgaaatattttgttttctttcactaaaGGTCATCAGCTGCAATCTCAGTGAAAGAAAGCAATGGTACATTCATCAGCACGCTGAATCTGCTGCTTTACAATGTAAgttcaaaataataaagttcaCATTGATGCATGAAAAGACACAAGTTTCCTAAAACTTTTTCTGCATCTATAGATGGTTTGTTAcccttaattttatttttgagcaaaTTATGCAAAACTGTACTTCATGATGTGTGTTCTTGTTGCCCAAAAAACCCCAACTCTCAGattaaactgaataattaaGTATAGACAATAGAGATGACTTTTTTGTTAGGtgtgtttgaataaaacaaatgacaggAAGAAGATTTGAATGTGATTGTTCTTTCTTTATAGGACTCATCGTACATTCAGCAGCTGTCCATTCCTGTAGCAGGACTGACCCTGAAGACACGGGTGTTTGCAGCTGTCAAAGCCACCAACCTGGACAAGAGGTACTCAACCTGACATGAAAACAACTGTTAGTTTTTAACTTCCCACTaatgtttgtggattttttttcttgatgcaCAGTCAGTCTCATTCCTATGTGATCAATTTTATTACAGTATTTCAGAAACAGGTTATTGTCACACCATCACCTCAGATGCAGGACCTCCTCCCTGGAGGCTGAGTTGTTGTTTGACAATGGTATTACTGTTGTTTAAAAAGAGCAGAGGAAGGGACTaaagacaatattttaatataaggGTGGAGGAGATCTGGTTCTCCAACCTTAAATTGCTTAGAAAGTCCAGTACTGGGGTACATAGTGTACTGCTTTAAATTTAGAATTATGTTATCCAGTAATGTCAATactattaataaataaataatacaggtGGCTGAGGGCTGAATGGAGAACTttaattacactgtaaaaagtcTCTAATTTACTGTGGTTGTGGTTCTGTGGTTGCCATAATTTTGCCACTtttatacggtaaaattctggaaAACACAGGTGCAggtattttaccgtaaattagagacatttttttagGGTGTATGGCATTCTCTATTAACCTGTTTCCTCTGTAAGTAAACCAATGTGGATCAAGGGCATCAGAAATATCCCCTTTTTTTCTGACAGATCAGCCACTATTAACTCCTGGAAAGATAGTGGCAGCTATAGTAAAGCTGCTTGTTTCCATGGTATGTAAGCTGTATTTTGAAACTAGTTTGTAATTTGGATACATCTTGAAAACGTTTTGTCTGCTTTCACAATGATATATTTACGAATGAATGTCTAGACATGACTACTTGTTGACTGTCTGCAAGTGATCAGCTCGACTCATGGTACAAGGATATTTGACAAAGACAGAATTGTTCCAGCAATCAGTGGCTTATTTTCTCTGTTACCAACAGATGAGAAAATTCAGTGTATTTCCTCCCATCacttagtcaaaaaaaaaaaaaactctatgGAGGACTCGTAGTCGGATGAAAATAAATGccagaaataaaatctcatcttCTTAAATGTATTGAAGACACTTCTATGAGAAGATCAAATatgattttagttttgaaaaattGTGACATTGCTATGTTTTATGATCAATAATAATTCATTAGTTCTCCTTTCCATCTCTCACTGCTTTATTAATAATTTGGGAACAGAGAATTGTCACAATTATTCATGTATTATCCCAATTAAAGCATTGAACTTTAAGTTTCCACATATTGTAGAAACTTAAACTGTTCATGCTTTTTGCTTACCTGTAAAAATGATATGGACAGAAAGTCGCTAACAAAATTAAACTAGAATAGATACAGTCAGCCTAATGTGTATGTCACACAGTAAGTGTTCTGGAAGAGCATCACACATGATCACATCTTCATATTCCCCTGCAGATGTAGATTTCACACTGTGAAAactggaaacacaaacattacTTTAGCATACATTTTCtcagtcaaataaataatattttactattaAACAGATGGAACGTTCTAATGGACTACTGTTACACTACACCCTCTGGGAACCCGAATGATGAGCTTCGCTATGATCTTTTCTTTAGGTAActcaaagtattaaaaaaaattgttgataCAGTTCAGTTGATAAGTTTAACTTGCCCTCTTTTATAATAATCTTTTATAACGTTTTGTTTCCTGAGCCAGCTGTGATAAGGACCCACAGACCACTGTCCTCGAGAATGGGAAAAGCCAAATGGGTCGCTTTGCCTTTGAAGTATTCCGTTTTGTCAAGCACAAGAATCAGAAGATGTCCACTGTGTTTCTGCACTGTGTTACCAAGCTATGTCGAGCAGATGACTGTCCTGTGCTCATGCCAGTGAGATGAACAAAAAGCACATATGCACAGACATATTGGAAGAGTGTTTAAACAAAGTgtaattacagattttttttaatggaaaggATATGAGTGGGAACCTTCTCAGCATCCAACACATTCATTTAATATATAGCATTAGTCTCCATCCCTGGTCCTCAGTATCCACTGTTGGGATGTGTTACATATTCATTAGCCTTTTGAGCCTTTTACTCAGAAGGACTCATTAAGAGACTGTTGAAGATTGGATTTAAGTTTACATGAGGTTGAATGAAGCAGCTCCACAAGATACAAACAGTGGTAGGGTTCAACAGTACTTTCTATTTGATTGGTCTCATGTAAAACTGAGCCAAAGCAAAATTATtagcatatttatgtttatttatagattCATTACAAGTGTTTGAAGCCtctatttcttgtaattttgatgtttatgacgtacagataatgaaaacccaaaattcaacatcttagaaaatgtacaaatttgaaaaagttacatactggaAATTCATGGTGTTAGTCTGTAATCAGTGAATTTATTCAAAACACCTGCAATTGTTTCTGGAGCCTCCATGAGTGGTGTCCAAAGTTAGTCCTCAAGGACTGGTATGCTGCATTGTAGTTATTTCATTGGTTCAACACAGTATGCTACGTCAGCAGCCATGATACTATAACAGGagccttggaaaaaaaaacaaagactgacaCGGAGAGAAGAGTTCATACATACCGTGAAACAAAAGACCTTTTGAAATACTGTAAATAACTGCCTTCTCTCTTCCACAGAGAGAGTAAACCAAAAAAGGTAATTGCTAAAGAAGCCATTTGTTCAAAGTGCtgtatgcaaacattttctgaaaacctgagttggaaaaaaatgttctgtagGCAAAGGTGCACCAATAAACAgagacagctgcagcttttagaaAATTGTTAAGTAAAATCCATTCAAGAGTTTGAGGGAGTTTGCATTGAGTGGACAGAGGCTGGAGTTAGCGCAACAAGAGCCTGTATGAATAGAGCAATATTAAACATGAACTACATTGACTACAAAAATCTCACCTGGgataatgaaaaaaaggaatagGATTATTGTTCAGTGCTCCAATGTCCTTTTCACAGTCATTGCTTACTTGGAGTGCCATATCATCTGCTGGCTTAGACAACAGATGATATGGCTAAAGTCCACAGTCAACACCTGACTTTCCAGGATACTTCATATTTCATTGTGCTGGCAAGTTTTAgagagatgctgatttcattttctagAAGGATGTTGCACCTGTTTACAACACAGGAGATACAAACCATGGTGTTACTGAGTTTGATTTGCCAGATAATTGGCCTGTTCTGAAGACCATAGAGAATGTATGGGTTATTGAAAATTGGAAGATGTGAGACACCAGACCCAGCAACCCAGACGACTTGACAGGAACAACACCGTCAAAGCAATGTGGCTGTCCACAGCAATTTGGATTTCCATTACAACTCAGCAGAGCCttaggctgattgcctccatgccatgCCACATGAATGCAGCAATTCTTGCAAAAGGAGGGCCAACTAAGTATTAACTGTATAGAAATGAACATGGAAACCACacgtttctgtttaaaatatccTTTTTTAATTGAGCTTTTTAATTGAATGTGATACATTTTCTGAGAGACAATTTTTAGTTTGCATTATCTGTAATCCATACTTCTAATTATTACAAGTAAGCTTGAAATCTTATTCTTTATAGTAATATCTAAGTTTGACTTTCTGAAGTGAGccacaaaaaaactaactttaatgATGTTCTGATTGTTTGAGATGTAGTTGTATATTTGTTCTTATCACTACCTATAAGAACAAATATAGGTAGTGATATATTTGTTCACTAcctatatttgtgaacaaatcaGAAATCTGTGTATTTCAATATGAGTATTGAAATACACAGATTTTGCTGTGAACTTTAAATTTCATGAATACACATCATGGAAAGCCCTATATTTACATTAAGATGTGAGATTCCTGACTATAGAACCAACAaattatttgaacttttctattttctgatataggaaaaacatttaattttactacctttaaataaaaaagacctttatataaaaaagaaaaaaaaatcacaacattcTGCCAATTGATGAATATTATGTTCATCCTAACATTACAACTACAAAGAGAACTGAGTAGGGGTGCaacgattgcagttttctggccgatcgctgattaccgatcttttaaaaagcctaactTACCTTTTAcaattttggccgataccagtTTTTTGTCTGATGTGTTGCTCAATATATGAAGAAAGCTGCTGAATGGGCAACaatggggtgactattgttaactgtaaatgtgcagacatgacctggtcgGCTGGTTTGTCAGTAAAACCTCTCTCATGGGAGAAGAGAAAagcacagtggttgatttttagacctttgtcGAGACTGATAACATTGGTGGAAATCAGTACCGATAAATTGGCTGGCCGATAAACCGGCACCCTTAGAACTGAGGGGGAAGGTTGCGGTTTCAGTTTCCAAGCATCCATCTGTTTTTAAGCTCCTGATGGGACTGCTTCATGTAACCAAGcacaaaacacataaacagtGGTTGCCATTGATGTACAAAGAGAACATATTTTCTCATCACCAAACCATAGTTGCTGAAtcatattaaatttaaatttaaaaatactttagtgaTCGCAAAGGGaacttaaattaattaattaaaccaCATTTATCATACCTGTTTGTCTTAATGCCCACAGTGAGTGAATTTTTCATGTGCTGTTTGTCATAGATCTGTGGCAGCAAGAAAAAGAGAGCTATTTCAGAAGGGAAACAATCAAGCAAGTCACCAGGAAATGCTGTTCTGACTGCGGGGCCCATCATCACTCGAAGTGGTACAGACTACTCTTCATCCTCAATAATTTTCCCAACCTTTGTACAGCAATCAACCTGCTCTTCTTCGCAAAGAAGCAGCtctcaaatgaaaacacaaaggctTGTTCTAAACAGTGCACTTCTTTAACATGGTTTCAACTAACTGGAACAAAgttcaatgaaaatgtgttttttccagaTAATCTAATGAGTTTAGTTTTCCTTATGCCTTGGGTCTCTCTTATAGCATTGCTAATTTGTGCTAGTGGTACTCCCAGAAAGTGTCAAAAGGTGACCTCTGAAAATCTTGGGGTACCATATTTAGagcaaaatacataaatataaataatttcatgGTTATGGAATATAGTCTGCAAATTTGAAGTGGTTGCCACTTcactaaaaatattaagaaatctCATTGATTTGGACTGTATATATGGCAAGATTTTATGGATTAATCTAACTGTTCAGTATGTTAAAGCAGAATTTTTCAGTTGAGGTAAAGGTCTCATGCAATGGTTATAAATACTGAGacactttgttttcatttaaaagtatatagcttgtctaaaaatgttttgagttgtTAGTTTAGCTTCACGGCTCGATTGTAATTacctattatttttttattcgcAGAACAAACACCAAGTAATAATTCTCAGCTGGGTAAGCACTCCAATTTGTGTTATTGTTTTGActtaaataaactgtttaataGGTTTTATCTTGAAGACACAATTTTCTGAcgcatttagaaaataaaatcaactaaatatttacaagaaTGATGTACAGTATGAAACAGAGAAGACAATAAGATTTAACTTACTGtgttatgtatgtatgtatgtatgtatgtatgtatgtatgtatgtatgtatgtatgtatgtatgtatgtatgtatgtatgtatgtatgtatgtatgtatNgtatgtatgtatgtatgtatgtatgtatgtatgtatgtatgtatgtatgtatgtatgtatgtatgtatgtatgtatgtatgtatgtatgtatgtaattTCATTTACATACATGTCTCACTTGAAAGCAGATGGTAATTTTTTGCAGattctaattttgaaaatattacttttgaCCCTACTGCGGAGTCATTTCAATTCATGATGGGGTCTTGAACTGATTTCTAGAAAtctaatactttttcaaaaatctaataaaaatctTGCCAGTGACCTATTTGGTTCTTTTATAACAGAATTAAAACGGGAGCCATCAACGGTTGAAAATTCTATGATGATGACTCCCTTGTCTACTGGTTTTAAAAGGGTGGGGAATGGCTTGTACATCAGCTACTTCTGTTTTACACATGCATTATAATAGAAAATTACCAAACTGCTGTTTTAGCAAGAGCAAGTACAGAATGTGTgcatgaaatatgaaaaaagttaaaaacttctttgtttctttccactGCTGCAGCTCTTCTGAATGCTCCAGAGTTTCACATGAACACAGTGACCAGCATACTCATCTCAGCAGTGATCATTCTGAGTGTTATAAGCATttgcttcttcctcttctccctAGTGCTCCCTAAAGGCAGGAGTTCTCCTGTCACTACTGTGTCTGGTGTCCGAAACACGGCCTTCAATTGAACTCTGGAACTCAGCTGAGTGTTGGCAAATAAGCCAACACTCAGCAAGTGGACACAAGAGACAAGATACTATTTCATGTAGTAGTTTACAAGAATAATACAAATGTTGATTTAGAAAACTGTTATGCCTGAAAATGAGCATTAATTTAGATATACTATATAACTTTGTTTATATCATAATATGCCACCTCAGATTTGCAGATAATTTCATGCACATTATGGACTGTGTGTTCTAGCAAACATCAAGCTCCTATGTATGTATATAATATTTGTCTTtcagtggggaaattcaggtgtaccagcagcaaagtgacagggAAATGACAGCATGCAGATTCGCAGATTTGAAAAATAAGGgcaaatttacaacataaaaatatagaCTTTATAGGCTACGTCAATCCAAAGGAGAACATTGAATTCAATTTCAAATGATGTTGGTCTGCACACCACATTTTGTGAAATCCTactaataaatgtaaaacctaAGGTAGacctttaaaactgaaataagacaaaaatataaataataaaaaagatggttccattttaaatgtatgtaacaaaacaatgaataggatgagataaaatatattttatgcaagtaattttttgaaaactaatatttccttcatttcttttaaaatttgtttacattcccttaaaatgtttaagattTGTGGCAGCCATAAGccaatcaatttttatttttaagtgtaaaaGTACCTGATTAATTGTGCTTGCCGTTCtcaaaattgtttataaattATTGACTGCTTATACAGGAAAGTCCAAACTGTCCGTAATTGTGCATGTTGCATATGTTGCACTGACTAACTAAAACTCGCTCAGTGTTATATTTCGaatcaaaaaaataactgaCTTGGATCAACAAAAGATTCAATTCTGAAAAACTTAGAACCAAATAGAAGACAAAGATTcacaagtcattttttattctttttactttgcagtttttgtttctgtgtcccCAGCGGAAGTTGGAAAATTTGTGAAGCCATATTCCTTTATCACCTCAATGAAGTCAACAAAAGAGGGGTCCAGTACTATGAATGCTGTTCAATCAGTTGGCTTTAGAAGTCCTTTGGAAGTTAAACCAAGA
The DNA window shown above is from Poecilia reticulata strain Guanapo linkage group LG14, Guppy_female_1.0+MT, whole genome shotgun sequence and carries:
- the zpld1a gene encoding zona pellucida-like domain-containing protein 1a isoform X2, which produces MEHIFWIFLIFCQIFSVGAQFNGYNCDANFHSRFPAERDISVYCGVQTVTLKVNFCPVLFSGYTDSDLALNGHHGDAHCRGFINNNTFPTVVIFSISLATLESCGNALVVSTAQGPNAYGNLSLVQIGNISGYIDTPDPPTIISYLPGLLYKYSCSYPLEYLVNNTQLASSSAAISVKESNGTFISTLNLLLYNDSSYIQQLSIPVAGLTLKTRVFAAVKATNLDKRWNVLMDYCYTTPSGNPNDELRYDLFFSCDKDPQTTVLENGKSQMGRFAFEVFRFVKHKNQKMSTVFLHCVTKLCRADDCPVLMPICGSKKKRAISEGKQSSKSPGNAVLTAGPIITRSEQTPSNNSQLALLNAPEFHMNTVTSILISAVIILSVISICFFLFSLVLPKGRSSPVTTVSGVRNTAFN
- the zpld1a gene encoding zona pellucida-like domain-containing protein 1a isoform X1 is translated as MLVLTLDFYCVTGTEMEHIFWIFLIFCQIFSVGAQFNGYNCDANFHSRFPAERDISVYCGVQTVTLKVNFCPVLFSGYTDSDLALNGHHGDAHCRGFINNNTFPTVVIFSISLATLESCGNALVVSTAQGPNAYGNLSLVQIGNISGYIDTPDPPTIISYLPGLLYKYSCSYPLEYLVNNTQLASSSAAISVKESNGTFISTLNLLLYNDSSYIQQLSIPVAGLTLKTRVFAAVKATNLDKRWNVLMDYCYTTPSGNPNDELRYDLFFSCDKDPQTTVLENGKSQMGRFAFEVFRFVKHKNQKMSTVFLHCVTKLCRADDCPVLMPICGSKKKRAISEGKQSSKSPGNAVLTAGPIITRSEQTPSNNSQLALLNAPEFHMNTVTSILISAVIILSVISICFFLFSLVLPKGRSSPVTTVSGVRNTAFN